The genomic region TGGTGTCGTCAACTGCGAGCCCCAGCAGCATCGGCATGATCGTTACGGTCATCATGTCGAGTGGAATATTGGCATAACCCATGACTCCACCGACGACAAGAGCTGGTGAAACATTGGGTATCATGGCAATCAAACCTGTTTTCATGCTGCCGAAAACCAACGACATCAGCATGGCAATCGCCCCCATAGCAAGAAAAAACGACGTAATCTGCCCCCATGTCATATAATCTTGCATAACCGTAAACTGCGAAACAGCACCAACAAGCAGCACTTTTGCGCTGGGAAACAGCTCCTTGCCCCTATCCTGTATCACCTGAAGCTCTCTCATCGCTTCCCCTGAATTGTAATCACCCAGCTCTACCATCAAACGCACACGCTGGTAATCATAATCCGCCCATTTCTCCGCCTCGACTCCTCCTGCATTCTCATAAAGCAAAAGAAGCTGTGCAACCATCTCCCTACTGTCGGGTATACGGTGAAATTCCGGAAGTCCCGCATTGAGCGACTGATTCATATCTTTGATGATATCGACAATGGAGGTCACTTTTTTTGTCAGAGGAAACGTCTTGACTTCATCAACAATGCTATCGATTTTCCTCAGATTTTCCGGCTCGAGTACATCACCGGGATTTTCGAACTCGATCGCCGCATCATAAGAGTACAACGACCCGACCTTGCTCTGCCCGACTTCGTAAATCCTATTGACATAGGGAACCTTGAGCCCGAAAGTACGCAGCACATCGAATGATACCTCGAAGCGGGAGATACCTGCAGTACAGATGACAACGAGAATTCCGAAAACACTCATGGTCAGCGCAGGTCGCGCAAACACGTAATCGCCAAGCCATACCATGAGGCGTCCAAGAACCCCATCATTCTTTCCGCTCTCGACAACCATGGGCTGGCGATCTTTTCCAAAGCTTAGAAGCGTTGGAAGCAAAACAATCGCCAGCACGTAGGTCACACCGACCAATGCGGCTGATGTCATACCGACAAAACGGATGGGATGTAACGGAATGAAAAGAAAGGATATCAATGCAACCATTGTGGTCAGGGCGCTGAAAAGCAGTGGCCAGCCTGTCTCCTCAACCGCATAGAGAACTGCATCCCGACGGTTGCCGGTGCTGAAAAACGACCGCTTGAAGTGATTGAACAGATGAATGGCATAACCCACGGAAACTGCCAACCCCAGAAAAACCGGCATAAATATCATGGAAGGATCGAAAACCACCCCAAAATATCCTTGCAAACCAAGCACAATCACAATGCCTGAAAGGGCACTTAGCAGAGGAAACACCACCCCGCGGAAACTTCGCAGGGAAAAACCGAGAATCAATACCGTAAATAACAGACACAACCCGAACAAACGCACGATTTCCCCACTCAGAAAATTCTGCTTGTCGACATTGATTACCGGGAGACCGCTTGTCAACGGATTGAGCGAGCGATACTTCTCCTGCCCTGCAATCTCGTTGACCATGCGGCCGACAATCACCTCGGGATTTTCAGCATAATGATCCCTCCAGTCATCCGGAATCGGTTTCATTCTCAGCATAACCCATGCCAGGCGGGAATCATCTGAAAAAATACGGTTCTTCATGAGGGGCTTTGCAAGTGCTTGCTGGCGAATCCTATCAAGCTCCTGCGGATCTTCAGGGATTTCCTCAGGAATCAACTCACCGATTTCCAGCCCATCTTCCGTACCCCGACTGAACTCGAAATCGGTCAATGAAATCACATCGTCGGCATACGGCACCCGGTCAAGAAGCTCATTACTCATCTCCCGGATCTTTGCCAGCGCATCGGCCGTAAAAACGTCATCGGCCTGAACCAGAACAGCGCAATACTGATCACTACCGAAGATTTCCTCGAATCGCTCTTTAGTGACAAGCAACTCGTCATCCTCCAGAAACCAGTTGTCCATATCCACATCGGTCTGAAGCAGCCTGAGCCCTGAAAACGAGCCGCCGAGGATCAGAAGAAACAAAATAATGTTCAACCAGCGGTACTTCAGAATCCACTCTCCGAATGCACGAAAACGTTTGTTTATCGATTCTATGTTCAACATGAGATAATTAGTTTGCATTAAGGGAACCTCTATTTATTGTCGAGAGCTGTTCAAGCGCAAGGCGAACGGAGCACAGAAACCCCTTTCTATCCGCTCAACGAAGCAATTGAATCGCGGAATAAATACATTGAGGTGCCTTAAAAACTGTACTTCGCCTTGACCCATATCTGCGAATTATCACGGTACCGTCCGAAAGAATTCCCGCCACCACCAAACACATCGACCCCGGCAAAAAGATGCAGATCATCCCTGACCGCATACTCCGCTTTGATTTGATCGAAAAAATCCTGCTCCCCGATATCGTAATAAAGCATGTTCGAAAGCGTCAGGGTTTGGCGCATCAGCTTTTTGGAAACATGCAACGTCGCAGACATGGCATGCTTTTCAGCCGCCATTTCAGACTCATGATCCACAACCGCCGTACCCGTTAACTGTGTAATCATCGACCAGTCATTTCCCGGAGTCCAGTCGACCCCACCGAGCCACTGCAATGCGTTTTTCTCAAAAGGATTCCCGGTAATGCTCCGTGGCTCAAAAAAACGCCCCAGATAGTAGGCAGCCTCTCCCCTGAAAACGAAGTCCGACAAAGGACG from Prosthecochloris marina harbors:
- a CDS encoding efflux RND transporter permease subunit — translated: MLNIESINKRFRAFGEWILKYRWLNIILFLLILGGSFSGLRLLQTDVDMDNWFLEDDELLVTKERFEEIFGSDQYCAVLVQADDVFTADALAKIREMSNELLDRVPYADDVISLTDFEFSRGTEDGLEIGELIPEEIPEDPQELDRIRQQALAKPLMKNRIFSDDSRLAWVMLRMKPIPDDWRDHYAENPEVIVGRMVNEIAGQEKYRSLNPLTSGLPVINVDKQNFLSGEIVRLFGLCLLFTVLILGFSLRSFRGVVFPLLSALSGIVIVLGLQGYFGVVFDPSMIFMPVFLGLAVSVGYAIHLFNHFKRSFFSTGNRRDAVLYAVEETGWPLLFSALTTMVALISFLFIPLHPIRFVGMTSAALVGVTYVLAIVLLPTLLSFGKDRQPMVVESGKNDGVLGRLMVWLGDYVFARPALTMSVFGILVVICTAGISRFEVSFDVLRTFGLKVPYVNRIYEVGQSKVGSLYSYDAAIEFENPGDVLEPENLRKIDSIVDEVKTFPLTKKVTSIVDIIKDMNQSLNAGLPEFHRIPDSREMVAQLLLLYENAGGVEAEKWADYDYQRVRLMVELGDYNSGEAMRELQVIQDRGKELFPSAKVLLVGAVSQFTVMQDYMTWGQITSFFLAMGAIAMLMSLVFGSMKTGLIAMIPNVSPALVVGGVMGYANIPLDMMTVTIMPMLLGLAVDDTIHFINHAQLEFVRTGSYRESCRRVFIAVGSALFLTSLVLILGFSAYLVSVTNVFFNMGVLIGSGILTALVVDYFVTPILLAWFKPFGSETVSDKQKVAESCREKEPESVL